Part of the Legionella cardiaca genome, GATAAAAACAAAAGTTTTTCATCAGGAATATTTTCAGGCACTTTAATAGGCCCTATATCTGAAAATGGTACTCTTACATACTCGGCCTGACCACCTGAAAATCCTCCCAGTAAATGCGAATAACCAAACATACCAGCAGGAGTTTGCCCCATTTGTTGACGCGCCATTTCAGCATTCGGATTCGAGAGTTCGCAGCAGGCGTACAGTTTCTTTTTACAAAAATGACATTTACCGCAAGAGATAGTGAAAGGAACGACTACTTTATCCCCGATTTTTAGCTTTTTATTGCGCGAGCCTAATTCAACTACCTCCCCCATAAACTCATGACCTAAAATGTCTCCCGATTCCATAGTAGGCATTAGGCCATTGTAAAGGTGAAGATCAGAGCCACAAATAGCAGTAGCAGTGACACGAATTATTGCATCTTGAGGATTAACAATCTCAGGATCAGGAACATTTTCCACCCGAATATCCTTCTTTCCATGCCAGCAAATTGCTTTCATATCAACATCCTTATCGTTATAAATTAATTATGTGCAAACAATAAAATTAATTATTGAGCAAAAAAAGAATATATTAAAATCACTCATAGAATACTTCCATGCTATTAATCCATTGATGAATCAGAAAAACAAAAACCACCTACAGGTGGTTTTTGCAGCAGAAAGATAAGAGCAGCAGCTCCATCTTCCCACGCTTTAATTATAGCCCACCATTTGCCACATGACAAACTTTAACCAATTTAATCATTTTAATTACACCTCGACTTAAGATGAGCTAGGTCGAATAACACCAGTAACGATGTTCAAGAATTGAATTAATTATGCTTAGAAATTGATGTATTGAAATTGCGTTTGATCATTTTTGCAGAAAATAAGCAACCACTAGACGGCTAGCCGTCTAGTGGTCAAAAGTATTAGCGATTAGTTCCTTGATCGGAGTGGCCGCCTCCTTGTTGGCCTTGGCCAGGTTGCTGACCTTGTTTTTGACCACCTTGGCCAGGAGCTTGTTTCTTTTCATCCTGGTTTTGACCCATTCTTTGACCTTGTTGGCCGTGTTGGTTTTGCTGACTTTGATTTGTACGTTGGTTTTCATCCCTGTTCATAATAGTCTCCTTAATTTTTGTCTAATATAGACAAACTTAAGTATAGACAGTCAAAATTTAATCAATTTTAGTTATAAATGCTGATTATTAACATTTTTTTATTTTTAGATAAATGGTTATATCCGCTATTAGTCCTTTATACACCTCGGTTCTTTGAGCTCATTACACTGAAGCTAAATTAAAAAGAGAAATTTTCGAGATCTTTACAAAGTAGAAGAAATGCATGTCACTCAATAAACGTCGTTTGCTCTTTAGCAAAGAGAAAAGTACCAGCAAGCAGAAGAAGATAGATAATACCTGCGAGTGCACAGTAAAGACCGAAAAGTATATTATTGTGTGTAGCATACAAATAGTTAGCTATTTCAATACCTACTGCCTGAATAAGCATGCCCAACATGCTCATAAAAGCGGAGGTGGTCCCTTTGCCAACCGGTGTAGAAAAAAGAATTAGTCTGCTTAGTGGCGCAGCAACAACGCCTAAACCAAAAAAATAAACAATCAATCCAGGCATTAGCCATAAAAAATAATCGCTAATTAACAAAGGCAGAATTAACACCAGCAAAAGACTCAATACGACAAGCATTGATCCTATAAGTAAAATTTTCTTAAGTGAACCTTTGTGTGTCAGACGTTGTAAAAACCAGTTGCCGGCAATACTTGCTCCAAATAGAGGTATTTGCCATACACCATACTCTATCACTGATAAATGAGCATCCTTGATTAAAATAACAGGGGCTAAAGCAATCCATACAATGCAGGGTAAACCAACAAGCCCTAATGCCGCTGACCCAAAAAATACCGAAGGATTTGCTATTAAATTTTTATAATTTTGCGCGACAACTCTTGGCGATAGAGAAATCCGCTTAATTTCTTCACCATTATGCTTAATTTGACCTACAGGCTCCGGCATATAACGCCATAATCCCCATAATGCGAAAAGAGCAAACGCGCCAATAATGACAAAAATAAAGCGCCAACTAAAATAATGAACAAATATTGCACCTAATAGGGGACCAATTAAAGGCGCTAATATGGCCGCATTTGCCATAATGGCAATTAATCTAACGGCATCCATTTCTGCAAAAATTTCTTGCAATGTTGCATAACCAATAACGGTTATAAAACAAAGCCCCATTCCCTGGAAAAATCGCGCTAAAAGAAATTGATCAATCGAATTTGAGCAAGCAATTAATATAGTACATATAACAAAAAATATAGCGCCAAATATCATGACTGGACGACGACCATACCGATCGGATATAGGACCGAGAAATAATTGCAGACTGGCTCCACCTAAAATATAGGCAGTTAACGACGTGGCAATTGCAGATTCTGGTCCGTGAAAAGAATTAACAACCTGAACCATGCCAGGCATAATCATATCGTTAGCAATGT contains:
- a CDS encoding MFS transporter, giving the protein MSQPLINITRKQALIFACFLVLYEFLTYIANDMIMPGMVQVVNSFHGPESAIATSLTAYILGGASLQLFLGPISDRYGRRPVMIFGAIFFVICTILIACSNSIDQFLLARFFQGMGLCFITVIGYATLQEIFAEMDAVRLIAIMANAAILAPLIGPLLGAIFVHYFSWRFIFVIIGAFALFALWGLWRYMPEPVGQIKHNGEEIKRISLSPRVVAQNYKNLIANPSVFFGSAALGLVGLPCIVWIALAPVILIKDAHLSVIEYGVWQIPLFGASIAGNWFLQRLTHKGSLKKILLIGSMLVVLSLLLVLILPLLISDYFLWLMPGLIVYFFGLGVVAAPLSRLILFSTPVGKGTTSAFMSMLGMLIQAVGIEIANYLYATHNNILFGLYCALAGIIYLLLLAGTFLFAKEQTTFIE